CAGCTtacattatttcaaattattgtttaaaggatcgtgtttaacagcagaattcctggtgaaaaactacattacccatgatgctgtacagaaaattgcACCAATCAGAATTGCGGCGAGCAAGTTGTGTCGAAAGAGCTCTGCAGGGAACGCTCtccaaataattaaacatttgtatatatttgcatattttgcaataaacttaaaatatattgtttctatatataaaaaaaagcaactttaaatgaataatttaatagcTCTCCATAGTTTTTCATTCAATTGTCATTATGTTCATGGGATTGTagcctttgtctttttgtcttttgcttttgtctttttgtttgatttttttaataaaagtttgtgATGTGATTCACGtcggttcatggcttataacactttaacaaagactttttaaaagtcCCCTATGGGACAAATGAATGCAAAAGATTCTTCCAGAACGCCACAGAAAATGTGGACAAGCATTGTTGCACtcaatttcaaaatgttttataaaggTTAAAACGctagttttatataaaaaccAATTCGAGAACTGTTGTTGTGCAAGCTTTTTTGTTAGTTCCACCAGTAATCTTGTGACTTACGCTACCTTATCAACCGTTGGTGATACACCACCTTCCTCTCTTAAGCGCTGTGGGTTGGAACAGACAATGACCCCTTCCGTAAGCCAATCATCTGGCCGTTTTCGTGGCCGCTCAGTGCGACCGATTCCCAGTTTCCCTTGCAGCTCTTCAATGAGTAGATCTTGCCTGTTACTCTTGTTGAGAATGAGCGGGCCCATTTTTCTGCGCATGTGGCCATCACGAAACATTGGGTGAACATTGGACGTTTCCTTTGTGCGTCTGATGACCGATTTAAGCTGCGGAGAGGCAGCATTAATGAAGTCACAACTTTAAATTTTTAGATCATGCAATGCTTTCTTTGCAAACGCCATTCAAGAACTCAGATTTCCAGTCCAAAGGCCTCTAAAAAGCAGGCAGCATGATAAAAATCAGTACTGTAACCTCACACCGATCAAAGCTGGGCCAATGCAATGCATAGTTTAAAGCTTCCTTATTGTGACTCACAGAAGAAACATCTCTAACCTTTAACAAACAATCTGAAATGATGCAAGAGCGGGTATAAAGACCATGAAGCCAACACAACATGCCAAAGCAATGCAAAGCAAAGTTTTCAACTGGACTAAAAAGTAATTGAAATCACTACTAAAAATGCAAACAGACAAGCTACATTGGGCCTTAATGATATCAGGTGTTTAGAAGCCTCAGACTGCTGTTCAACAAAAAGTTTTGATGACAGTTCAGATAGAATCAATATTCCCCAAATGTTGTACATTATTTCAACTGCAATAACTGCAATTCTTtaaattttttgcattttaaattagtTACTGGTGAACACAATTTATGATTTAAAAGTTATATTTCAAGACTGATTTTAATGCATTGAGAAAATGACTGAACGGTTACACCCTTTGACTTCATACATCAAATTTAGCAACTGCAAATAATTTTCATCATGCAAGAATATGGGACCACAGTAAATAACCACTTTGCAGAACATCTCCTGCAGCTATCTAAAAAGCATCATGTGacctgaagaaagaaagaagtaaAGATGGAATGCAATTGCACAATGAAACTCCACTGCAAAACTACAAAGAAACAAGCAAGCCTAGCCTTGTTGTTCATTTAGCGGCATAACCCTCATTGAGGAAGCGCGTCAGGGCATGCATTTGAACATCCCAAAGACTCCTTCCACAGAATCTTACCCATTTCATGCACCACACATATTGGATTCTTCAATTCTCCACCTTTCCAAAAACATGATACAAAGCAATGCAACTGAATTGAGCAGTTACAAACCAAATGAAATGACTAGCCCTCCAATTTTAGGAGCACTAAGTGACATTTGTGCTTGTGTATCGGGTTTTTGAGAGGCATATTTAACTTGCTAATGGTTGGTGCTTCTAACTGAGCAGGATGGAAAGGTTCAGATTAGATATCAACAGGCCCCTTGGCCCAAGGATCAAGCTCGTGTATTTGAGAAAGCATAAACAGCCGTACGTGGTTCAGCATGCTTCTCGATCATGCTCGCTAAATTTAGGGGTGCAAATTGGAGACAGTCTGACAGAGTTGGTGCGCCTCATACTTGTCCAGAAGCGGAGAGCCTTTCAACCGCTGATGGCTGCAGAAGTGGAAGGTCCAGAGAAACATTTGACGCTCCAGGGTTTAAGATGTCGTCTGTCCAACTTATCTCAGTTAAGGGGATTTGTGTGTCTTTATAGCCACCCTGTGGCGTCCATTGATGAAGAAGTGCCAGAATGTCATCGTTCATTTCCGGTGAGGCAGGATATCCTTCAAGCAGTTTCACTGGCTCTGGTTGGGAAAGACCGGACGTCAACAGCTTGTCCAGAGCTTCCTCCAGTAGAGGCTTGGGGCAAGGAAGACTTATTCCCAATATGCCAGGTTCAGAGGTCTCAGGTTTCCCTTTGGAAGGCTTGGAAGTTAATGTTAGGGTTGAAACTGGAGGAGCGGGTAGTGTAATGAGAGTTGGCACTGGACTCTTGCTAGTAATCCCTGGCTCAGGACTTGGGCTCTTGGCAAGGACTCCAGGAACTGGACTTTTGGTTGCTTTAACAGCTGTAATGGGGCTTGGGCTCTTTCTTACCATGACTGGACTAGAGGTTTTAGCAATTGTTACAGGACTAGGACTTTTCACATCGACAAATCGATTTGAGCTCTTCATAACCTCTGGTGGACTGGGGCTTTTAGCCACTGGGCTAGAAATCCTTTGAATGGTAACTGGTGAGGAGGCCTTTGCTACCACAGGTGGACTGTTTTTGGAAACCAAAACGGGACTTGAGGATTTCAGATGGACGGTCTTGGGTGAACTGATTTCACGTTTGTTTAAACTTGATGCCGGAAGGCTTGAAGTTTTTGCAGATGGTTCTGGTGATGAACGAGACTCAGGGGCTGGACTCTTTGCACTAGAAACTACCAGTGGTTTATCCGAATGGGTCTTGGAGGAAGTGCAGATCACCGTGGAGCTGGACATTTGAGCTACAGTTGTTGATTCCTCAACAATGTGGAGTTCTAGCAGAAGTGGTGCACAATTAGAGGAAGGAGAGCTGCGTTCAGATACCTCTGCTTCTGGGACTGGGACAGAAGGGACTGTAAGGCTCTTAGTCACCACAAGATTGGGAAGTTCTGACCCTTTAGTGGATAATGAGTCCTCCTGAACCGACACAGAGCCAGACTAGACAACCAACAGTAAGACAACAATAATCAAAAAGAAAGGGAGGAAAGCATTTAAGTAGAATCATGAAGGCATGCTAGGAATGATCCATTATCTTGTtctcaaataaaaaatgatgcaTGAAAACCAGTGGCTTAACGCAGCGAGTTATGTAATATCTCGAAAAGTTTGGCTTATTTggtcaataaaaatatattctaagaaTGCAACAAAGTACAAGTCAGATATTTGGTTTACCAACCTGAAAGCAAATATGATCACCAGAATTTCCAGATATAACATGAGACCACAACCACAACATTCCAGATTCTTTTTGACCGCAGTGTGGCTCACGTCCAAGACAGATATGCTAACAAGACCTTCATAATGGCATGCCCTCATACAGGCATATATATACCTTTATTCATTTCAAAGGCCTTGACTGATAATATACTACTGTTTACTATCTGATTATCATTATCAGCACTCACAGACATGCATATAATAAAtcacaacattaaaacacaaaaccaaTGACAACTCATTCAAAAAGCCTTTGTAATGCTATAGGACAGATTATTTACCAATAAATAAGATTTCAGTTTCTAAACACAAACTATTCCATCAAAACTTTTTTGAATAAGTTTCATATTCTACTGTGTGGTAAAGCAATGGATCATAGTTTAGGAAGTTTGTAGAGAACATTCATAGGAAACGTGAAAAATAACAGGTAATGTCATTTGTCTCTCTTGCTGCAAGACTTACATTACTCTGAACTTTGAAGTCAGACAGTGAAGCCATGAGTTCGTCGAGTTCTCGCGTGGCTGAGGAGGCTGAGATTCTGGCCTGTTGCTGGGTGGGGGTCTCTTCCTGAGCTTCTCTCAACTCAGGAACCATCGGCACTGATGGGGCGGGTCTATaaattttacaacattaaaaatggGACGTAAGAAAAGGTCTAGGGCACAGAACATCAATGTTAACTACAGTGGAGTACAAATGACCACAAAGAAAATCTGGGATTCAAAGTCTAATTTAAACTCTAAAAGGATTTtgataaatgaattgaattattGAATTCAATGAACATATTAGAGGTGGGCAATATGACTTATGGGCAATCTTATTGCacaatatgagaaattttatttcataataatgatatataatACTGCTATTTTTAACATCATGTACATCCTGCTCTTTATTTTATCATTCATGCATGTCTCTTTATCACTCTAAAGTGTAAATATCTTTAAGTAGTACTGTGCTATGTGGATATATTTACATAATGATATAGGAAAATCTCTAATGATAGACACTTTATATCATTGCCACGATATATATCATCACACCGCCCAGCCCTACAACATATTATCAACTTTTGTcgttattacaaaaaaaaaaaaaataatattttgtttctaCTCACTAaaggttgtaaaaaaaaaaaaaaaaattaaattagaatatacaaatattaaatattattatataataaaatatatacaaatatttataaaaatgtatttaataaaatgttttcagcAGTGTATAAGCTTACGCAGGGGCCGGCACGGAGCTCTCCAAATCACTTAACAGGCTCTCCACACTGGGTCTGACATCTTCTATCCCCCGACCGGGTGCACTACGTTTGGGTTTTTCTATCTTGGGAGGAGGTGCTTTCACTACTGATGAAACACCGTTTTCTGGGACATAGCGCTGGGCGTTGCTGGCTGGTTTGGGTGGGTAGGTCtctgtgaaatataaaatagaaaaacatccacattttaaaaactgtcaAAATTGGCATCTGATGTTGGTAGTGCTTTAACAACCCTGACTTTTGAAGGGCTCACCTTCAGTAGCGAAGGAGGGTGTGCTGTGCTGTACGGCGTTGAGCTCCAGCAGCAGACGGTCCAGCTCTGACAGGTTACTGCCCAGTGATGAGCTCATGACGGCAGTGGGAGAATCAGTAGTCTTCTGCTTGTTGGGGAAACTATAGACGTGCTCTTCTTCGGTCTGTGACACGCGAGGACTGGTGCTTTTCGGAGCCGAGCTGAAAGACTTGAGGAAAGAAAATATAGTTGTTTAACATTTAAGCACTTTGACTTTATAGATGGGAGCAGAAATAGCAAaaatatcacattaaaaaaaattacgaTACACCTGGGGTCTCAAAGAACCACTGGCAGGGGTGTAACAAAGTGTAACAAGACACTTAGCTCACAAGACGAGACAAGACACGAGATTGGCTTCACGAGAACGAGACGAGATTTTTGCatagtatttttaagaaatcctcaatgtcaaaattcatgactggaaaaatagtctgcaggtgcattttgaaatgttttaactaatcatcttataatgaatgtcattttagttctactttctgaatatgaattatcatatgcattcAAAGACAACAATATAATGCTGTTTTTTCAGTTCTActttgagtatgaattatcGTATTCATTGAAACAACAATA
This Ctenopharyngodon idella isolate HZGC_01 chromosome 5, HZGC01, whole genome shotgun sequence DNA region includes the following protein-coding sequences:
- the LOC127513287 gene encoding uncharacterized protein LOC127513287, translating into MSSSTVICTSSKTHSDKPLVVSSAKSPAPESRSSPEPSAKTSSLPASSLNKREISSPKTVHLKSSSPVLVSKNSPPVVAKASSPVTIQRISSPVAKSPSPPEVMKSSNRFVDVKSPSPVTIAKTSSPVMVRKSPSPITAVKATKSPVPGVLAKSPSPEPGITSKSPVPTLITLPAPPVSTLTLTSKPSKGKPETSEPGILGISLPCPKPLLEEALDKLLTSGLSQPEPVKLLEGYPASPEMNDDILALLHQWTPQGGYKDTQIPLTEISWTDDILNPGASNVSLDLPLLQPSAVERLSASGQLKSVIRRTKETSNVHPMFRDGHMRRKMGPLILNKSNRQDLLIEELQGKLGIGRTERPRKRPDDWLTEGVIVCSNPQRLREEGGVSPTVDKIIIPPDSPSPLKNVLTHPAPKKPVPVVQMPPPLPPPPPPPREPSPPPPPPPPPPPPPPLPAPPVPAPPPPKDPTPPPSPPPKPVTPPLPPKVLSSVGCQTEYEPLFPPVQA